One Lysinibacillus sp. OF-1 DNA segment encodes these proteins:
- the cyoE gene encoding heme o synthase → MSNGRTLAATRNTGPETTSVVKDFLALIKIGIVNSNLVTTFTGMWLAFQFTSRHFLQELDVIFYTMLGAALIIGGSGAMNNFIDQDIDPIMKRTKARPTVTGRFKPNFVLTIALSFLIVGEILLFAASFAAGMWGLAGIFAYVVLYSMWSKRKHVSNTVVGSISGAIPPVIGFAAVEPALGLGALALFLIMFAWQPPHFYALAMKRTEEYRAAKIPMLPVVKGFKRTKYSMLFWILLLLPLPFLLPELGIGFLTLATALNLGWLILALKGFTTKDDMKWANKMFIYSLNHMTILFVAIIIFALFS, encoded by the coding sequence ATGTCAAACGGTCGTACACTGGCGGCTACTAGAAATACTGGCCCAGAAACAACATCTGTTGTAAAAGATTTCTTAGCACTAATAAAAATTGGCATCGTTAACTCGAATCTTGTCACAACGTTTACAGGGATGTGGCTGGCTTTTCAGTTTACTAGTAGACATTTCTTGCAAGAGCTTGATGTTATATTCTACACCATGCTGGGTGCGGCATTAATCATTGGTGGCTCAGGTGCAATGAATAACTTCATTGATCAGGATATTGATCCTATCATGAAAAGAACAAAAGCAAGACCGACAGTGACTGGCAGATTCAAGCCGAATTTTGTATTGACCATTGCCCTCTCATTTTTAATTGTAGGTGAAATTTTGTTATTTGCGGCATCGTTTGCAGCCGGCATGTGGGGACTAGCAGGAATATTTGCTTATGTCGTTCTGTATTCAATGTGGTCAAAGAGGAAGCATGTTAGTAACACGGTTGTAGGAAGTATTTCAGGGGCTATACCTCCAGTTATTGGATTTGCAGCGGTTGAACCTGCTTTAGGTCTAGGAGCACTTGCCTTATTTCTTATTATGTTTGCATGGCAGCCACCACATTTCTATGCGCTTGCTATGAAACGTACGGAGGAATATCGTGCAGCTAAAATACCAATGCTACCTGTAGTAAAGGGATTTAAACGTACAAAGTACTCAATGTTATTCTGGATTCTTTTATTATTACCGTTACCTTTCCTTTTACCAGAGCTTGGAATTGGCTTTTTAACTCTTGCCACTGCATTGAATTTGGGTTGGTTAATACTAGCTCTGAAAGGCTTTACAACAAAAGATGATATGAAGTGGGCAAATAAAATGTTTATTTATTCGTTGAATCATATGACCATACTATTTGTAGCCATCATAATATTTGCGCTGTTTAGCTAA
- the ctaG gene encoding cytochrome c oxidase assembly factor CtaG has protein sequence MPLSIFGFQALWSPYLIGVLVFITIIYFLVTVKWRNDFKVSEPLKKGEAIYFVLAMITIYIIKGSPVDLMAHIMFTMHMVQMAILLLLVPIFLIKGIPWWVWKVAIEAPVVRTLFKVLTLPVVAVFVFIGLFSFYHLPSVLDYIKLNETLHGTYTFVLFLSAIFMYWPLIQNMPNSAKMKPLHKLAYIIANAVLITPACGLIIFAPNAMYETYTNGDAWLKAMELCVPASTLSGLSLSGPELFTDMKPVADQQLGGVLMKILQELIFGVLIGTIFTRWYRSEQKDPDKITADALAAHQKKWESQQQH, from the coding sequence ATGCCACTTAGTATATTTGGTTTCCAAGCATTGTGGAGTCCCTATTTAATAGGAGTTCTTGTTTTTATAACGATTATCTATTTTTTAGTCACAGTAAAGTGGCGTAATGATTTTAAAGTAAGTGAACCTCTGAAAAAGGGAGAAGCCATTTATTTCGTGTTAGCCATGATTACTATTTATATCATTAAAGGTTCTCCAGTTGATTTAATGGCTCACATTATGTTTACCATGCATATGGTTCAAATGGCGATCTTATTATTGCTTGTTCCGATTTTCTTAATTAAAGGAATCCCTTGGTGGGTTTGGAAAGTTGCGATTGAAGCACCGGTTGTTAGAACGTTGTTTAAAGTACTGACATTACCAGTTGTTGCAGTCTTTGTGTTTATTGGTCTATTTTCCTTCTATCATTTGCCTTCAGTATTAGATTACATTAAATTAAATGAAACATTACATGGTACCTATACATTTGTATTATTTCTTTCAGCTATTTTTATGTACTGGCCTTTAATTCAAAATATGCCTAATAGTGCTAAAATGAAGCCTTTGCATAAATTAGCCTATATTATTGCAAATGCTGTGTTAATTACACCTGCTTGTGGATTAATCATTTTTGCTCCTAATGCAATGTATGAGACATATACAAATGGTGATGCCTGGTTAAAAGCAATGGAGCTGTGTGTACCAGCCTCTACATTATCAGGCTTATCATTATCAGGACCAGAGCTGTTTACAGACATGAAACCTGTTGCAGACCAGCAATTAGGTGGCGTATTAATGAAAATCTTACAAGAGCTTATTTTTGGTGTATTAATTGGGACAATCTTTACGAGATGGTATCGTTCTGAACAAAAAGATCCAGATAAAATTACGGCTGATGCATTAGCTGCACACCAAAAAAAATGGGAAAGTCAACAGCAACATTAA
- a CDS encoding TetR/AcrR family transcriptional regulator — MDSHKNTFIQEARKQQIIAATITTLDDIGYIKASLAQIAKRATISTALISYHFADRQDLIDQSLQALLEQSATFILTKTYAADDPATQLANFIEASIAYQATHPKENAALLEIIFNARTAEDVPYYKISDDGEDPLLKALCKILEDGKEQGTFTVDSVQVMAKVIQGAIGEYMLIGGPISVEAEEYSQEVIKIMWTAMKVEGHKNA, encoded by the coding sequence ATGGATAGCCATAAAAACACGTTTATTCAGGAAGCTAGAAAGCAACAAATTATTGCAGCAACTATAACGACGCTAGATGATATTGGTTATATCAAGGCAAGTTTAGCACAAATTGCTAAACGGGCTACTATCAGTACAGCATTAATTTCATACCATTTTGCAGATCGTCAAGATTTGATCGACCAAAGCCTGCAAGCGTTACTTGAACAATCCGCAACATTTATTTTGACAAAAACATATGCTGCCGATGATCCAGCTACACAATTGGCAAATTTCATAGAGGCAAGTATTGCTTATCAAGCGACACATCCGAAGGAGAATGCGGCATTATTAGAAATTATATTCAATGCTCGTACAGCTGAGGATGTTCCTTATTATAAAATTTCGGATGATGGTGAAGATCCTTTATTGAAGGCTTTATGTAAAATATTAGAGGATGGTAAAGAACAGGGGACATTTACTGTTGACTCTGTCCAGGTGATGGCAAAAGTGATTCAAGGTGCTATTGGTGAATATATGCTAATAGGGGGACCGATTTCGGTTGAGGCAGAGGAATATAGTCAAGAAGTAATTAAGATTATGTGGACAGCAATGAAAGTAGAGGGACATAAAAATGCTTAA
- the ytvI gene encoding sporulation integral membrane protein YtvI encodes MLSFFNRPFFRHPIIVIAIGLLLLWFISISLPILLAYLTALLLEPIIVRMCKRFRKKRKIVVFIFFLFFLSISLLLCTLILYISWKQFSSFIIDIPEYLNQLSALWIQMQSKLSNYTYHLPVELVLQIQFMIENALASIEKFAISLTNVNVLSTLLTYIPSLLFDVFVYWIVLYMLLLDLPAINRKLLMPFPFHYHQKIIFIGQRVKLALFGFLKAQLLVGASIFAISFAAFYYLKTPFPILLALSLVVLDFIPFLDSFILLVPWAIYQVFAGDYIYAVVLTLLNVGQFLVRRMIEPKIIGDKIGLSSLNTFIAMFIGFKIFGFLGILIGPLLVVVILSIFQPTTKNLPPLQ; translated from the coding sequence ATGTTATCTTTTTTTAATCGTCCTTTTTTTCGGCATCCCATAATCGTCATAGCGATTGGGCTTCTGCTTCTCTGGTTCATTTCTATATCGTTACCAATCCTCCTTGCCTACTTAACCGCGTTACTTTTAGAACCGATTATTGTTCGAATGTGCAAACGGTTTCGAAAAAAACGTAAAATAGTTGTTTTCATCTTTTTTTTATTTTTTCTCAGTATCTCTTTATTATTATGTACACTTATACTCTATATAAGCTGGAAACAATTTTCTTCTTTTATCATCGATATTCCTGAGTACCTTAATCAACTATCGGCCTTATGGATTCAAATGCAATCCAAGCTCAGTAACTACACCTATCATTTACCTGTAGAACTCGTTTTACAAATTCAATTCATGATTGAAAATGCTTTAGCCTCTATAGAAAAATTCGCCATATCCTTAACAAATGTGAATGTATTGTCTACTTTACTAACATATATCCCCTCCCTTTTATTTGATGTTTTTGTTTATTGGATTGTCTTGTATATGTTGCTCTTAGATTTGCCAGCCATTAATCGGAAATTATTAATGCCCTTTCCTTTTCACTATCATCAAAAAATCATTTTTATTGGGCAGCGCGTTAAACTAGCCTTATTCGGCTTTTTAAAAGCACAATTGCTTGTTGGTGCTAGTATCTTTGCGATATCCTTCGCAGCATTTTATTATTTAAAAACGCCATTTCCCATACTGTTAGCTTTATCACTCGTTGTATTAGATTTTATCCCTTTTCTCGATTCATTTATCCTTTTAGTCCCATGGGCCATTTATCAAGTATTTGCAGGCGACTATATATATGCTGTCGTTCTAACGTTACTAAATGTGGGGCAATTTCTAGTCCGCAGAATGATTGAACCAAAAATTATTGGTGATAAAATTGGCCTTTCCTCCTTAAATACCTTCATTGCCATGTTTATCGGCTTTAAAATATTTGGTTTTCTTGGGATATTAATAGGCCCTTTACTTGTTGTAGTGATACTTTCTATATTTCAACCAACTACAAAAAATCTCCCACCTTTACAATAA
- a CDS encoding cytochrome c oxidase subunit 3, with amino-acid sequence MDFNTKFTPHTWPDHPEQATMEGKNKVVGFWIFLACEVVLFASLFATYLALKNKGPAGMEFTTQGLFELPLAFAMTMLLLTSSLTSVYAIYHMRNFNFKGMQTWLAITLALGLGFLALEIYEFQHYVHLGFTFNQSAFATAFYSLVGTHGFHVTLGLVWIATLMIRNAKRGLNLYNAPKFFVAALYWHFIDVVWVFIFTVVYLMGVIG; translated from the coding sequence ATGGATTTCAATACTAAATTTACTCCTCATACTTGGCCAGATCATCCTGAACAAGCTACGATGGAAGGTAAAAATAAAGTCGTTGGTTTCTGGATTTTCCTTGCCTGTGAAGTTGTACTTTTCGCAAGTTTATTCGCTACTTATTTAGCGCTTAAGAACAAAGGGCCAGCTGGCATGGAGTTCACAACTCAAGGTTTATTTGAATTACCATTAGCATTTGCTATGACGATGTTATTATTAACATCATCACTAACTTCTGTTTATGCAATTTACCATATGCGTAACTTTAACTTTAAAGGGATGCAAACTTGGTTAGCCATTACTTTAGCTTTAGGTCTTGGATTCTTAGCACTTGAAATCTATGAATTCCAACACTATGTGCACCTTGGTTTTACATTTAACCAATCTGCATTCGCAACTGCGTTCTATTCTTTAGTTGGTACACACGGTTTCCACGTAACTTTAGGACTTGTATGGATTGCAACTTTAATGATCCGTAATGCGAAACGTGGTTTAAACTTGTACAATGCACCTAAATTTTTCGTAGCTGCTTTATATTGGCACTTTATTGACGTTGTTTGGGTATTTATCTTTACAGTAGTTTACTTGATGGGAGTGATCGGATAA
- a CDS encoding COX15/CtaA family protein: MQHNRYLKWFAVAATVGMLLILLGGALVTKTDSGLGCGRNWPDCNGSLIPKEITPEVLIEFSHRLVTGVVSISILVLTIWTWRKLGHIREVKLLGFLAMFFLIAQALIGAAQVLWGQGDFILALHFGISLISFAAVLLLSMIVFEVDRKFDADNVFIGKKLRWHTIAVTIYSYLVVYTGALVRHTDSSLICPDWPFCYNETPFALPNNMYEWVQMGHRLAVLIIFIWIAYITWHAVKEYKNQRVIYYGWVIAFTIVVLQVVAGMLVVLTRLNLTVALLHSLFISLLFGLLCYMIMLVARSNYNEKKK; this comes from the coding sequence ATGCAACACAACAGGTATTTAAAGTGGTTTGCTGTTGCCGCTACAGTAGGGATGCTCCTTATATTACTAGGTGGGGCTCTCGTTACCAAAACAGATAGTGGCTTAGGCTGTGGTCGAAACTGGCCTGATTGTAATGGATCTCTTATTCCAAAGGAGATTACACCAGAAGTCCTGATTGAATTTTCACATCGTCTTGTAACTGGAGTCGTATCTATTTCAATTCTTGTGTTAACCATTTGGACATGGCGTAAACTCGGACATATTCGTGAAGTAAAGCTATTAGGTTTCTTAGCGATGTTTTTCTTAATCGCGCAAGCTCTTATTGGAGCAGCTCAAGTATTATGGGGACAAGGTGATTTCATCCTTGCACTTCATTTTGGAATTTCTCTTATTTCCTTTGCTGCGGTTCTTCTTCTTTCTATGATTGTATTTGAGGTCGATCGAAAATTTGATGCCGATAACGTATTTATTGGTAAAAAGTTACGTTGGCATACAATTGCTGTCACAATTTATTCTTATTTAGTTGTTTATACAGGGGCGTTGGTTCGTCATACAGATTCGAGCTTAATTTGTCCTGACTGGCCATTTTGCTATAATGAAACACCTTTCGCACTACCGAATAACATGTACGAGTGGGTGCAAATGGGACATCGACTAGCTGTTCTTATTATTTTCATTTGGATTGCATACATAACTTGGCACGCTGTGAAAGAATATAAAAATCAACGTGTTATTTACTATGGATGGGTTATTGCCTTTACTATAGTAGTTTTACAAGTGGTTGCTGGTATGTTAGTAGTCCTCACTAGACTGAATTTAACAGTCGCTTTACTGCATTCATTATTCATTTCCCTTTTATTCGGTCTATTATGCTACATGATCATGTTAGTTGCTCGTAGTAATTATAATGAAAAAAAGAAATAG
- a CDS encoding DUF420 domain-containing protein — translation MELQILPTISTSFIVISAVLVAIGWGLIIKRNVEGHKKVMLAAGVAALIFFIIYASRTIFIGNTAFGGGEHLKPYYTFFLIFHIILATSGAVFGIVSIISGLKTNIKLHRRIGPITSIIWFFVAITGVLVYLLLYILFEPGETTSVIKAILGF, via the coding sequence ATGGAATTGCAAATTTTGCCTACTATTAGTACATCGTTTATCGTCATTAGTGCTGTACTAGTAGCGATAGGATGGGGCTTAATTATAAAAAGAAATGTAGAGGGGCATAAGAAAGTAATGCTTGCTGCAGGTGTTGCGGCACTTATATTCTTTATTATCTATGCATCCCGTACAATCTTTATTGGAAATACGGCTTTTGGCGGTGGAGAACATTTAAAACCATATTATACGTTCTTTTTGATTTTCCATATTATTTTGGCGACATCTGGAGCCGTGTTTGGTATCGTTAGCATTATTTCGGGTTTGAAAACAAATATTAAGTTACACAGACGTATTGGACCAATCACAAGTATTATTTGGTTCTTTGTTGCCATCACTGGTGTACTTGTTTATTTATTGCTATATATTTTATTTGAACCAGGTGAAACAACATCCGTTATTAAAGCCATTTTAGGGTTTTAA
- a CDS encoding cytochrome C oxidase subunit IV family protein — protein sequence MSSHDTPIVAKSQAQYEYDRHHNAVHMRKQVINFAIMIFFTFIAFAVVAADFSKYLIMPFVLLLAGVQVVLQLYSFMHLEDKKTHFGGVIGFFMWMGMLIAFTFFLAFLTIIWW from the coding sequence ATGTCTTCACACGATACACCTATAGTTGCTAAGTCACAGGCACAGTATGAGTATGATCGTCATCATAATGCCGTTCATATGCGTAAACAAGTAATCAACTTTGCGATCATGATTTTCTTTACGTTTATCGCATTCGCAGTAGTTGCAGCTGATTTTTCTAAATACTTAATCATGCCATTCGTATTATTATTGGCTGGTGTTCAAGTTGTACTTCAGCTTTATTCTTTCATGCACTTAGAGGACAAAAAAACACACTTTGGTGGTGTTATTGGCTTCTTCATGTGGATGGGGATGTTAATCGCATTTACATTCTTCTTAGCATTTTTAACAATCATTTGGTGGTAA
- the coxB gene encoding cytochrome c oxidase subunit II yields MMKGLKKWRLFSLLAVMMVFLSGCGEDYLSTLKPSGEVGKQQLNLLLLTTIIMTLVVVIVSVIYLLAFLKYRRSRVGENVIPKQVEGSHTLEVIWTVIPIILLLIIAVPVVTTTYKFADVAAMDEVDEEGNKTALTINVTAKLYWWEFEYPNQGIVTAQELVVPTGEKVYFNLKAADVKHSFWIPAVGGKMDTNVENLNKFYLVFDKESKDLKDGVFYGKCAELCGPSHALMDFKVKALSPDAFDAWVDAMKATEGQIADKASTDLGEATFANSCLGCHAISGSGAGGTPGPNLTTFGDRNRVAGFLEHNEENLKAWIKNPEEFKPGNLMMNAEGTAPIYGDLSDEEIEALATYIMSLSVEK; encoded by the coding sequence ATGATGAAAGGGCTTAAAAAATGGCGTCTTTTTTCACTTCTAGCAGTGATGATGGTTTTCCTTTCAGGTTGTGGTGAAGATTATCTTTCTACACTAAAACCATCTGGAGAAGTAGGTAAACAACAATTAAATTTATTACTGTTAACTACTATAATTATGACGCTAGTAGTAGTAATCGTATCCGTTATTTATTTACTTGCATTCCTAAAATACCGTCGTTCACGCGTTGGTGAAAATGTTATCCCTAAGCAAGTAGAGGGTAGTCACACATTAGAAGTGATTTGGACAGTTATACCGATTATTTTATTATTAATTATCGCTGTACCAGTTGTTACAACTACTTATAAATTTGCAGATGTTGCTGCAATGGATGAGGTAGATGAAGAAGGGAATAAAACTGCCCTAACGATCAATGTAACAGCAAAATTATACTGGTGGGAATTCGAATACCCTAACCAAGGTATCGTAACGGCTCAAGAGCTAGTAGTACCAACAGGTGAAAAGGTTTACTTTAATTTAAAAGCTGCCGATGTTAAGCACTCATTCTGGATTCCTGCTGTAGGCGGTAAAATGGATACAAACGTAGAAAACTTAAACAAATTCTACTTAGTATTTGATAAAGAATCTAAAGATCTTAAAGATGGCGTATTTTATGGAAAATGTGCTGAATTATGTGGACCTTCACATGCATTAATGGACTTTAAAGTAAAAGCATTAAGCCCAGATGCATTTGACGCATGGGTTGATGCAATGAAAGCAACAGAAGGACAAATTGCTGACAAAGCTTCAACAGATCTTGGTGAAGCAACTTTTGCTAACAGCTGCTTAGGCTGTCACGCTATCTCAGGTTCAGGAGCAGGCGGTACACCAGGTCCAAACTTAACTACGTTTGGTGACCGTAACCGTGTTGCTGGTTTCTTAGAACACAATGAAGAAAACTTAAAAGCTTGGATTAAAAACCCAGAAGAATTTAAACCAGGTAACTTAATGATGAACGCTGAAGGCACTGCGCCTATTTACGGTGATTTATCTGATGAAGAAATTGAAGCTCTTGCAACTTATATCATGAGCTTATCAGTTGAAAAATAA
- the ctaD gene encoding cytochrome c oxidase subunit I, with translation MSSYTQKKGFGATVWDYITTVDHKKLAVMYLLAGTLFFAIAGFEALLMRIQLMKPNNDFVSAGFFNELLTMHGTTMLFLAATPLLFAFMNMLVPLQIGARDVAFPFLNSLGFWLFFLGAVFLHLSFFMGGAPDAGWTSYASLSLYSPGHGIDFYVLGLQISGAGTLISGLNFIVTIITMRAPGMTFMRMPLFTWTALVSSALILFAFPPLTIGLLMMLFDRMFGGNFFDHTMGGNTVIWEHLFWIFGHPEVYILVLPAFGLFSEIIPAFSRKRLFGYSSMVFATILIGFLGFMVWAHHMFTVGLGPTANAIFAVATMAIAVPTGMKVFNWILTIWGGSIKVTTPMLYALGFIPSFVAGGVTGVMQASAPLDYQLHDSYFIVAHFHYVIVGGIVTALFGSAHFYWPIFFNRMLNETLGKITFWVFFIGFHLTFFVQHFLGLMGMPRRVFTYMEGQGWDQFNYISTIGALMMGVGVILMVINCLMSIKGKPAGRDPWGDGRTLEWSIPQPIPFYNFRQTPLVRGLDPWWIEKQEGNKEVTFAEPIGDIHMPNNSAIPFVISLGMFIAAFGALYNPDADKPWSIYVLIIGLAITFGAMIVRSVKDDHGFHLHKEEILEIEEHLYGKGGNK, from the coding sequence GTGAGCTCATACACACAGAAAAAGGGCTTTGGAGCAACTGTCTGGGATTACATTACTACTGTTGACCATAAAAAGTTAGCAGTCATGTATTTATTAGCCGGCACATTGTTCTTCGCTATCGCTGGTTTTGAAGCGTTATTAATGCGTATTCAGTTAATGAAACCAAATAACGATTTCGTGTCAGCTGGTTTTTTCAATGAATTATTAACAATGCACGGAACAACAATGTTATTCCTAGCTGCTACTCCATTACTATTCGCATTTATGAACATGCTTGTACCATTACAAATTGGTGCGCGTGACGTTGCATTCCCGTTCCTTAACTCTTTAGGGTTCTGGTTATTCTTCCTAGGTGCTGTATTCCTTCACCTGTCATTCTTTATGGGTGGCGCTCCTGATGCGGGCTGGACTTCTTATGCATCATTATCTTTATATTCTCCAGGACATGGTATTGACTTCTATGTTCTTGGTTTACAAATTTCAGGGGCAGGTACATTAATTTCAGGTCTTAACTTCATCGTTACGATCATTACAATGCGTGCTCCTGGTATGACATTCATGCGTATGCCATTATTCACATGGACAGCTCTTGTATCAAGTGCATTAATTTTATTCGCATTCCCTCCATTAACAATTGGTTTATTAATGATGTTATTCGACCGTATGTTCGGTGGTAACTTCTTTGACCATACAATGGGTGGTAACACAGTAATTTGGGAGCACTTATTCTGGATCTTCGGACACCCAGAGGTTTATATCTTAGTATTACCGGCGTTCGGTTTATTCTCTGAGATTATTCCAGCGTTCTCTCGTAAACGTTTATTCGGATACTCTTCAATGGTATTCGCAACAATTTTAATTGGTTTCCTAGGGTTCATGGTTTGGGCTCACCATATGTTTACAGTTGGTCTTGGGCCAACAGCAAACGCAATCTTCGCTGTTGCAACAATGGCAATCGCGGTTCCAACAGGTATGAAAGTATTCAACTGGATCTTAACTATTTGGGGCGGATCTATTAAAGTTACAACACCAATGCTTTATGCACTTGGTTTCATCCCGTCATTCGTTGCGGGTGGTGTTACAGGGGTAATGCAAGCATCTGCACCTCTTGACTATCAATTACACGATTCTTACTTTATCGTTGCTCACTTCCACTACGTAATCGTTGGTGGTATCGTTACAGCATTATTTGGTTCAGCGCACTTCTACTGGCCAATTTTCTTCAACCGTATGTTAAACGAAACGCTTGGTAAAATTACTTTCTGGGTATTCTTTATTGGATTCCATTTAACGTTCTTCGTTCAACACTTCTTAGGTTTAATGGGTATGCCACGTCGTGTATTCACTTACATGGAAGGTCAAGGTTGGGATCAGTTCAACTATATCTCTACAATCGGTGCATTAATGATGGGTGTAGGGGTTATCTTAATGGTAATCAACTGTTTAATGTCTATTAAAGGCAAGCCAGCAGGTCGCGACCCATGGGGCGATGGACGTACTTTAGAATGGTCAATTCCACAACCAATTCCATTCTACAACTTCCGTCAAACGCCACTTGTACGTGGTTTAGATCCATGGTGGATTGAAAAACAAGAAGGTAATAAAGAAGTGACATTTGCTGAGCCAATCGGTGATATTCATATGCCAAATAACTCAGCGATTCCATTCGTTATTTCATTAGGTATGTTTATTGCAGCATTCGGTGCACTTTACAATCCAGATGCAGATAAACCATGGTCTATCTATGTATTAATCATTGGTTTAGCTATTACATTTGGGGCGATGATTGTTCGTTCAGTTAAAGACGATCATGGTTTCCACTTACACAAAGAAGAAATTCTTGAAATTGAAGAACATCTTTACGGCAAAGGAGGAAATAAATAA